In Miscanthus floridulus cultivar M001 chromosome 19, ASM1932011v1, whole genome shotgun sequence, the DNA window ACCCCCCTCCCCACCAAAAAAAAGGTACATAAAACAGGGTTAACAAACTCGAAAGACAAAATAAAGGAGTTTCTAGGCTACTGCGGTCTATCCTGTAGAAATGACTGCATTATAGGGTTAAATAAGTGAATGTGATTGATAGTTCTAAATTGATTAATAGTGCAGGGGACAAAATGTGACTCATAATCGCTGTACGGAACTCTGATTACAGAAAATCCTAATGATGATTAGTGCGATAGCTATGCTTGTTTTGCCAGTTGAAAGCATTGACAAGTGGTAAATTTCTACGTAACTCAACAGTGCAGCTACACTCTGAAGCAACTCAATGTTCAGATCAGGGAATGATGTAGCAATGCACAAGTACCATTTCAAACCGGTTTATATGAAGCTGCACGATATTCTGAACATTTTCAGGATGCATGATGTTTGAGATAACTATGCTTATTTTGGAATGCAGGAGAGATGATTGTTGGCCCGACCAAGGTGCTATTCATGGACGAGATATCAACTGGATTGGACAGTTCCACGACATTCCAAATAGTCAAATGTCTCCAGCAGATTGTCCACTTGGGCGAGGCCACCATCCTCATGTCCCTCCTTCAGCCTGCCCCTGAGACCTTCGACCTATTCGATGACATCATCCTACTGTCAGAAGGCCAGATTGTTTACCAGGGACCCCGCGAATACGTCCTCAAGTTCTTTGAATCCTGCGGATTCTGCTGCCCCGAGCGCAAGGGCACTGCAGACTTTCTTCAGGAGGTAGCATTCAACACTTGTCTAGTAATCACATCCTCTGAAAGCTTAGTTTATGAATTGCAAGACAACCTGTTCTTTGGGTACTTTCCAGGTAACATCAAGGAAGGATCAGGAGCAGTACTGGGCTGACAAGCAGAGGCCTTACAGATACATTTCGGTGCCAGAATTTGCGCAACGGTTTAAGCGGTTCCATGCCGGGCTCCAGGTTGAGAGCCACCTCTCACTTCCGTTTGACAAGAGCCGTTGCCATCAGGCTGCCCTTGTATTCTCGAAGCACTCGGTGTCAACAACAGAACTCCTCAAGGCATCCTTTGACAAGGAGTGGCTCCTCATCAAGCGCAATTCATTCGTGTACATCTTCAAGACCATACAGGTAGGAGCAAATTGTTTTGGGAGTCTCTCTCATGAAATTGTCCAAGAGTCCCACTTCTAATTGACTGACATTATTGTCTGCCATGTGAACTCTGAAGCTTATCATTATAGCCCTCGTTGCATCAACGGTGTTTCTGAGAACTCACATGCATACAAGGAATCAAGATGACGGCGTTCTCTACATTGGAGCACTGCTCTTTACTCTGATTGTGAATATGTTCAATGGTTTTGCTGAGCTCTCCTTGACCATAACAAGGTTGCCGGTATTCTACAAGCACCGGGACCTGCTCTTCTATCCTGCTTGGGTCTTCACACTACCGAACGTCATTCTCAGAATCCCATTCTCCATTATTGAATCTGTAGCCTGGGTTCTTGTCACATATTATACCATAGGGCTTGCTCCAGAGGCCGACAGGTAAATGAAAGAGTTATCCTTTTCtttacttttctttttttttccatttCAGGAATCAGAAGAAATTCTATAATTGCTAATTATGTGATATCTATGTGCAGGTTTTTCAAGCACTTGCTGCTCGTGTTCTTGATCCAGCAGATGGCAGGTGGGCTTTTCAGAGCAATCGCTGGACTTTGCAGGTCCATGATCATTGCTCACACTGGTGGAGCACTATCTCTTCTTATGTTCTTTGTTCTTGGAGGTTTTCTGCTGCCAAAAGGTTCATTTCTTGTCTTCTTCCTTTTTTATTCGCACAGATCAATATTTTCTTTGTTGACTAGTTCTTCTTTGCCATCCCACTGTTAACAGCTTTCATCCCTAAATGGTGGATCTGGGGCTACTGGATTTCACCTTTAATGTATGGATACAATGCTCTAGCAGTCAATGAATTCTATGCTCCTCGGTGGATGAATAAGTTTGTAATGGTATGCTCACTACTGCATTGATTTTTCACTGCttgacattttttttttgttgagaaGGTGTATGTTCTCATGTCTGTAGGACCAAAATGGTGTTCCGAAAAGACTGGGGGTAGCTATGCTTGAAGGTTCCAGCATCTTTGTTGACAAAAACTGGTACTGGATTGGAGCAGCAGGGCTCTTGGGTTTCACCATCTTCTTCAATGTCCTTTTTACACTGTCACTTATGTACCTGAACCGTAAGCGCTAAATTATTGTCTTGATTCCTTGCTTATCATCCTTAAAATAAAATCCCACCCATGATAATTTTCGTGTCAGTATCATAATCATGCATTCTTTAATTCTCAGCTCTCGGCAAGCCACAAGCTGTTATATCAGAAGAAACTGCAAAGGAAGCAGAAGGCAATGGGCATGCAAAAGGCACAATAAGAAATGGAAGCACAAAATCAAAGGACGGTAGTCATAACAGTAAGCAACTCTGACAGAAGTCATAGCTCATAAGCACAGCTAAAAAAAATGACAGCTTCTAATCCGAGGTTTGGTTATTTCAGAGGAAATGAAGGAGATGAGATTGAGTGCGCGTTTGAGCACCTGTTCATCAAATGGGGTTTCACGAGTCATGTCCATTGGCAGCAATGGAGCTGCTCCGACAAGAGGAATGGTTCTTCCATTCAACCCTCTTGCCATGTCTTTTGATAATATGAACTACTATGTTGACATGCCTGCGGTGAGTTCAACTTCAATTATTCTCAGCAGTTCTTCCTGTCCATTTTCTTACCTTCATCAATGTGCCTGTACGGTCAAATATGGAAACTGATGGAGAATTCTATTGTTTGCCCAGGAAATGAAACAGCAAGGAGTGCAGGATGACAGACTCCAATTGTTGCGTGAGGTTACAGGATCATTCAGGCCTGGAGTGCTGACAGCACTTATGGGTGTCAGTGGAGCTGGAAAGACTACTCTTATGGATGTTTTGGCTGGAAGAAAGACTGGGGGGTATATTGAAGGAGATATCAGAATTGCAGGCTATCCCAAGAACCAAGCAACGTTTGCAAGGATTTCTGGATACTGCGAGCAAAATGATATACATTCTCCTCAGGTCACAGTTAGGGAGTCTTTGATATACTCTGCCTTTTTGCGTCTTCCTGGAAAGATTGGAGATCAAGAAATAACTGATGATATAAAGACTGTAAGTCATGTCTTTTTTCCTGTTGCTGACacttttctttatttcttttagTTGAttgatatctttgcttggaagatAAAATGTCTGGTAGTAAGACGCAACAAACTAAGTAGTTTGTTTTGTTCATTGTCACTAGGACCTATTATCTAgctcaaggtgaagtgtgtctGATGTTAGAGATTTGAAAGATATGACAACAAACAGTGCCAACAATAACATCTTCTTTTCCGTTTTTAAAGTAAAACTACACATTACAATTTATCAAGCTAACATGTAACATGTCTCAATGGTTGCAGCAATTTGTGGATGAAGTTATGGAACTAGTGGAGCTCGACAATCTGAGGGATGCTTTAGTTGGGCTACCAGGAATTACAGGGCTTTCGACAGAGCAAAGAAAAAGGTTGACAATAGCTGTGGAGCTCGTTGCCAATCCATCGATCATATTCATGGATGAACCAACATCAGGGCTTGATGCAAGAGCTGCAGCAATTGTCATGAGAACAGTGCGGAACACAGTTGACACTGGACGGACAGTTGTTTGCACAATCCATCAGCCAAGCATTGACATCTTTGAGGCTTTTGATGAGGTGGCTATGAGTAATTTTTAGAAGTGGTTATTGCACCTTTTCAGCAATTAAATGTTAACCTAAGTTCTTATGTGCAGTTGCTATTGTTGAAAAGAGGAGGCCAGGTGATCTACTCTGGGAAATTGGGTCGCAACTCCCAGAAAATGGTTGAGTATTTTGAGGTACATGAAGCTCCATGTCGCACTTACATTTTTCGTTCGTCAATAAGTTTAAAACAGGAGtgaaaaacaaaaataaagtGAAGTTTCTAATCTTCTCTTTAATTATGCAACTAGGCAATTCCTGGAGTGCCTAAAATTAAAGATAAGTACAATCCTGCAACGTGGATGCTCGAGGTCAGTTCAGTTGCAGCTGAAGTGCGACTAAAGATGGATTTTGCTGAGTACTATAAAACATCAGATCTGTACAAGTAAGTGATAGATATGCTTCTTTGTAGAAAATATTCGTTTCCTATTTTCTCAGCTAGCCTGTTTTATACAATATGGTTTTGAGTTTAGTTACTAATTCCTTGGAATTCAATGGTATTGTTTACAGGCAAAACAAGGTAGTGGTGAACCAGCTGAGTCAACCAGAGCCAGGAACATCAGATCTTTATTTCCCTACAGAGTACTCGCAATCCACAATAGGACAGTTCAAAGCCTGCCTCTGGAAGCAATGGCTCACCTATTGGCGCAGCCCGGATTACAACCTTGTTAGATTTACCTTCACTTTGTTTGTTGCCTTGCTGCTCGGCTCCATTTTCTGGAGGATAGGCACCAACATGTAAATTTTCTTACTTTCTTCATCTTTGGTCGCTAGTTTCGCTAGTGCTGAACTTACGAATCTGAAAGAGTCGGTGTATTCTATTGCAGGGGAGATGCAAACAGTCTCAGGATGGTTATTGGAGCAATGTACACTGCTGTGATGTTTGTCGGCATCAACAATTGTTTAACTGTGCAGCCAATTGTTTCAATTGAGAGGACGGTCTTCTACAGAGAGAGGGCTGCTGGGATGTACTCTGCAATACCATATGCCTTGTCTCAGGTAAAGAAATATCATAGAACTATACAGAACACAGTGATAACTAAGGTGCTATCTGCTCTCCGCAGTCGCTCAAATGTTATGCTTTGCAGGTTGTCATAGAGCTACCATATGTGTTTGTGCAAACAACGTATTACACCCTCATCGTATACGCCATGATGAGCTTCCAATGGACAGCTGCCAAGTTCTTCTGGTTCTTCTTCATTTCCTACTTCTCCTTCCTCTACTTCACCTACTATGGCATGATGACTGTCGCAATCTCCCCAAACCATGAGGTTGCAGCCATCTTCGCCGCAGCTTTCTATTCTCTCTTCTATCTCTTCTCAGGCTTCTTCTTTCCGAGACCGGTTAGTTGTTTCTTCATTCAGCATTCTCGTGATCCTTTTCTGTAGGATAAAAAAGAGaacttattttttttttctctctattCTTGTTTCAGAGAATTCCCAGATGGTGGATCTGGTACTACTGGATTTGCCCATTGGCATGGACAGTGTATGGGCTCATCGTGACACAATACGGAGACCTGCAAAACTCCATCACAGTCCCTGGTGAAATCAATCCTCAGACGATTAGCTACTATgtaacaaatcattttggataccaCAGGGATTTTATGCCAGTCGTTGCGCCGGTTCTCGTGCTCTTTGCAGCATTCTTCGCTTTCATGTACGCAGTCTGCATCAAGAAGTTGAACTTCCAGCAACGATAGGAACGAAGATTGTGGCAGCAAAAGctcttgagttttttttttttgggggtgggggggtgggggggggggggggggggggggggggggacacttCTTTTTCTCTTTCATTTTTGAATCCCTTTAATATATTGCAGTGTATATAGGGTGTAGCTTGGGTATTCCACACATCGCCAAATGTGGCGAGGTCTTATACAGATTTCTTCTAGCCATTTAACTGTGGAACATTGCAAGAGCATAACTATGAGAAAATTTTGTTCATGCCCAACTCATCTCACAGGGAATTTTTCGTGAAACCAACTATTTTAATGGAAATGAGTATAAGGCTCTGTAAAAAGCGGAAATTGTTTTTGTTGTTTGATATGATACACTGTACTCTAAAAACAAGGGCATGCACGTATTTATAGTAAGCATGTTAAACAGTAGAGGATAAACTTGCTGTATTTGGTATTTCAGGAAAGGTCTTCTCCTTGTTAGCGTACTTGTGCTTCTCTATCTCTTGCTAAACTTGGAGAAATTGTTAAGCCTCTCACCATGGATGAATTTGCATGTGTTACCTGTGGAATATaaatgatgaatttgatcaaagCATCAGATCTAGACCATCTCCTCACTCCCAAATCCTAAGCCAAAACATTGGCTGTAACTCCAGCATAGGACGAGCGACAGCAGCCTAGCACGCTTTGGTCTTGGCCTCTCGCCCGTGGACGCGCACGAGACGCAGACAACCGGGTGTGGGAGATGCGATCGGTGCGCAAAGGGCACGTGCAAGGTGGAAGCAGATATATGGCTGGAGCCTGGAGATGGCGGCACTAGGGTTAAGGCTGGGAGCCTGGCGGCAGGCGGAGGATTAGATATGATCCGAACTTGTGATTACGAGATTGGTTGTGAGTTAATTTTCAATTCTATCTTTTATTGTAAAAAAAATTCTTTAAATAATTGATTAGGTTACATTCTAAATTGCTTATACTACCACAGTCTACAGCCTTACATGATCTGTATCTATCTATACTTAATAGTAAACTAACAATGGTTTGTTTCTTCGTTTGGTCTGTCGTGGCGTCGGCTCCATCTGAGTTAGCGTGTGCGTCCGTGTCAGTCCGAGTGCGTGAGTCGTTTTCCGGTTAATGTTTTTTTTTGCCAGCGTATGCTAGTGTACAAGCATGAGTCGTTCCCGAAGCATATGAGTCGTTTCCCTAAATTTCGGCCATTCCCGCCATTTTCTTTCCGCATCCATCCTCTAGGTTCTTACAGTATCTTCAACGACCACGATCCAAAATACAAAACTCATTCATTTTTTTTTGATAGCGGTACAGACAAAAGGTTCAATATTTATTTTTtatcttctccaacaataagacCCAAAAGACAACCATTTCTACAAATGGGTCTCCAGAAGAGATGATACTCAGATTTATCTTATGCCACTCCTGGCACCTAAAATGggtcttccatataggtactctATTGGAGGCTATATGTATTGTGTTggagacccattttgggtttgggttccGCAATGGGTCTTCTGTCAGAGACAACCTTATTTGTTATGGTTTTGTGTTTGCATCTGACTTtggttatttttttttgtttttgtgccTGTTTCCATAAATGTAAAAAATAAAAGCAATCATTATGGGTTTTGAACTCTTCACCCTTctatataaaataaaattttccacCACCTAGTTATTGATGCAATTTTGATGATTATTAAGAACAAACCTTATCTTAGTAGAACTTGGTTTAGCTGTGTCACGGTCCTTGAGGTAACTAGAGGGTTTTGTCAGCGTGACATGAGCCGCCTCAAGTagagaagggaggaagaagataATAGAGATAAATCTTGTTCTGCTCATCTACTTTTCAGTCGACTTGTGCTTATTTCGGTTTATTCTCCCTCACAGAAACAATATTTAATCAGCCGAAATCAGTCGAAATATCACCAGCAGAACAGGACGATAGAGAGTAATTAGTTTGTTCATGACCAATACCTCCTTAGGCAACACACATATGTATATATAGCACTACTAGAGAACGCATGCCCATCACTGCTGATTTCTTAAAAACTGGCTCCCGACTTATCATTGCTGGTTTTTAGCTAAAACCGACAGTAATAGGACTAACCGACATCGATATTCGGCTCATCATCGTCGGTTCATATCACTcaggttttagccaagaaccgacagtgatattgggtcatcatTGTTGAGTCCAGCCACGAACCAACAGTGATATGCTGCTCAAAAAACTTTATAACTTTCTCATCTGATGTtcgatgaagacgaactttataccaaagttgtagtacacgacgagatctacaactttgtagttcaaactttttgatttgagaTAATTTTGATGTCTAAATATACACCACAAGATTTTATAAAGTTAATACCAAAGAAGTCCATGCTATATAGTCAcaagtgagtgtgtagtggtagTTAAGGATTGGGATGGAGAagcgaccaaaataaaagttatagatcttgaaaagttatgcaactctGTAGTTCACAGTCTTTTTTATTTAAAGTTGTTATGATGTCTCTCCATGATTTGGAAGATTTTATAGAAGTTAATATCAAAAGAATCCATATGTTCTATAGTCACAAGTGAGTGATGATAGTTAAGGATCTTGAACGGAGAAGCGACCAAAATAAGTGAGTGTTTTGGGCCGAATTCTTCACATAATAATGATTTTacctttattttcttctttttccaATAAATATTGAATACCCTTGAATCACAATGGGCCCGTCCCCACGCTTGGAAAGGGCTCTGGTATATATAAGGAAACATCGGTGTGAGGAAACCCTATAATGTTTTCTATATCGAACTAAATAAACAGTGCTCTTTTATTTTATCCTTGCAAAGTTGCGTGTTGGAACATTAAAATATATGCTTGTGACTTAGtctctctatttcaaattatataaCATTTTGgctgctctctctccctctatatatacatacatacatacatacatacatacatacatacatacatacatatatatatatatatatatatatatatatatatatatatatatcttttgctatgtatttagatatacactatgtctaaatgcataataaaaacaatgtatctagagaaggcaacgtcttataatttagaatggagggagtacaatatAAACACCACCCTGTTTGAATTATAAATGAAGAGTTATTTTCTTGACTTTGTAGTGCCTTTGATTTTTTTTCCCAAATATAAGTAAGTCGAATGATATATATGGACCCAAAAGATCAATTCTTAGTGAAGTCACATTATTCGGCTTTGATCCACCGAGATGTCCCAAACGTAAACAAAATCATATGGAAAACAAAGGCCCCACTAAAGATAGAGATTAATATATGGTACCTTTGGAGGGGATTTATATTAACAAAAGATAACTTAGCAAAACACAATTGGCATGGCGCGTGAGAAGTGTTGCTTTTGTCACAAAAATGAGATAGTTAAGCACCTTTTCTTTGAACGCCTCTTTGCACTGGTAATTTGGGGATGCATACAAGTTGTGTTAAATCTACCCCAGCCTCGTAGTATTCTTCATCTTTTTGGGAGTTGGCTTCGAGGGTTTCACAAGGATCTCAAACCTATAATTATGTTTGGTGTAGCAGCTACTTGTTAGTCGATTTGGTTTTGCGGAAATGATTtagtttttgagaaaaaaaacttGTTTATTCTCCCTTGCAGGTGTTTTATTCGGCAATCCATTGCTTATGTACATGGATTATCCTCGACAAGCCCTACGCATGGGCTTTGGTGTTGAAGGTATTGCAACAATTGATGCAAACGGCTACGACGTTTTTTTTTCCTGGCACATGGGTGGCAATCTAGTCTTATAATTGGTGGCCATTATTAGAGTGTTAGGTTATTTTTCTCTTAGGCTTTGTATTTAGGCAAAAGCCGAAACTGAATTCACTTTTGTTGTACCTCCTGGGTGCAATAACGTTAAATTAATAAAATCCCTCATAAAAAAACAATATATATGCACTTTTTTATATCATATTTGCAACTGAGTTTTACAATAATTGTGATTTAGCTCCTTCCCCTATGGCTCAGTATGATAATAGGAGTAGGTAGAAAAATATGATATTCTCGTGAAGCGCGCCAAATTTTCTAGTTTAATAAATTGGTTTGCATAGTCAACTAGTAGTACTACAGTCGACGACAGGAGATTGCACGAGGTCAGTGCTCTTCTTTTTGTATTCTTTTCTTACACTTGCATGGGCGTGTCACAGGGGACTATTGGAGCTGTCAGCCGAGCCGTGGTCGTTCGCCTCGTCTGCGCCTACGACTACGAGACTGACGTCGCTCGAGCGTTTGCAGGCGGGGAGTCCCCTGCGTGCGTCCAAGCTGGAGGGCTTTGGATCATCTCGTTGTCCACGCGTCGGCCATCGGAAGCAGGTCAGCCGTTCTCGTTGATGTCGTTGTGAGAGCAACGACCATTGGCTTAGAGTTGAGACCACCACAGTACGGCTCTGTCCTTTTTGACGATGTGGCACTCCGACTCCGAATTGGGTACATATACAAGTACCGGCGATTTGATAGATGCATATGTTTCGATAATGTGCTTTAAACGAGGCTTAGTCTGCTAGTCGAATTCCATCTAGGACCCCCGCCATCGGCCCATCCCATCCATAAATAGACGCTTACCTTCTAGGGAGAACACGATTTAATAGCTGATCGTAGGAGCTTCGAGCATATTGCCGAGCACACGTGTTGCTTACCGGCACGATCGAGGAGGGGGCTGCATGGAGCTTCTCCTTGACGATGTGCTTGCGGACGTGCTCCAACGTGTCGCGCCACGAGGCAAATACCAATAAGCTTTCTAGCGCTGTCAGGGAATGGTAGTTGTGCTAGTTTAGAATCAAGTTTCTCCGTATATCCCTTTACCTTTTTTAACCACCCCCTATCACATGGATTTCACACCTATCATTCAACTTTCGGTTCTGAAGTGCGAATTATTGGAGCCTCCACCATCTTTGCACCCTGTTCTTACTGATGGCTATGAGCTTCGTCCTACTTTCATTGCCATGGTTCGGGAGCAATCCTTCTCTAGGCTAGAAGACGAAAATCCTTACACCCACCTTAGGGAATTTGAGCAATTGAGTTCTTGCTTGACTATTGCTAGTATGACACAAGAGACcatcaaatggattttttttccGTTCTCCCTTTTGGGTAGAGCGAAACAATGGTATGCTCATACCGTAAGAGTAAATGAAAATTGGGATGAACTTCAAGATAAATTTTGTCTTGTTTTCTTCCCACTTTCTCGAATTACCGCTCTGCGATTAGAAGTACTTACCTTTCAACAGAAGGAGAAGGAAACATTAGGAACAACCTGGGCTAGGTTCATGAGCCTTTTTTAACTCTGGTCCAAACCTTTCCTTGCCTGACCATGTCCTTTTACATCACTTCCATATTGGTCTTAGTAAGGAAGCTGCTCTCCACCTCGAAATATCTTCAGGAGGTTCATTCTCGCATAAAACCTTTAGTAAAGGGAAAGCCATTCTTGAAAAAATCCTTGAAAATACCCCCTTCACTGGTTTTTTTAACAAGTATCCCGAAGAAGAAGAAGTCAAGCCAAGCTCCAACCAACAAGAGGAGGCACACGCAACCGGATCCAAATATGAAATTCCTCCAAATCCTAGTCATGATTTGCTTGTCAAAGAACCTCCCATTGAGGGAACACACCACACCTTATAGGATGATGAACCTCATCCTTCTAGGTTCCCCTTTGTAATCAAGGAAGATCTCTTtcaagatttttataatgcctcGACGTTACCAGTTCAAGTGAAGCCTCTAGCACATTTTGTGTTATCAGAGGATGACGATGGTCCACACAATGAGTCTTTCCAAATGGAACATGTTAAAGGACTTTCGGCCATCATGAGCCATGAGTGGTTGGCAGAAATAGAGTTATCCACTGAGGTAGCCTGAATCATGCCCCCTCAGATGTTCTAACTTGCATCCTAAAGAAAAC includes these proteins:
- the LOC136527430 gene encoding ABC transporter G family member 42-like; the encoded protein is MEKVWESGRRMSRSISRGMGMENWGVDDIFMPQHGSRAGSRTGGGVDDDEEALRWAAIERLPTYNRVRTAILSSSTEADATAGDDDRKPLQQFKEVDVRKLGVGERQEFIERVFRVAEADNQRFLQKLRNRIDRVGIELPTVEVRFEQLTVQAKCHVGSRALPTLLNTARNIAESALGLCGVRLGRQATLTILKDVSGVVRPSRMTLLLGPPSSGKTTLLLALAGKLDPTLRRTGEITYNGFRLDEFVPQKTAAYISQTDVHVGEMTVKETLDFSARCQGVGIKYDLMTELARREKEAGIRPEPEVDLFMKATSMEGVGSSLQTDYTLRILGLDICADTIVGDQMQRGISGGQKKRVTTGEMIVGPTKVLFMDEISTGLDSSTTFQIVKCLQQIVHLGEATILMSLLQPAPETFDLFDDIILLSEGQIVYQGPREYVLKFFESCGFCCPERKGTADFLQEVTSRKDQEQYWADKQRPYRYISVPEFAQRFKRFHAGLQVESHLSLPFDKSRCHQAALVFSKHSVSTTELLKASFDKEWLLIKRNSFVYIFKTIQLIIIALVASTVFLRTHMHTRNQDDGVLYIGALLFTLIVNMFNGFAELSLTITRLPVFYKHRDLLFYPAWVFTLPNVILRIPFSIIESVAWVLVTYYTIGLAPEADRFFKHLLLVFLIQQMAGGLFRAIAGLCRSMIIAHTGGALSLLMFFVLGGFLLPKAFIPKWWIWGYWISPLMYGYNALAVNEFYAPRWMNKFVMDQNGVPKRLGVAMLEGSSIFVDKNWYWIGAAGLLGFTIFFNVLFTLSLMYLNPLGKPQAVISEETAKEAEGNGHAKGTIRNGSTKSKDGSHNKEMKEMRLSARLSTCSSNGVSRVMSIGSNGAAPTRGMVLPFNPLAMSFDNMNYYVDMPAEMKQQGVQDDRLQLLREVTGSFRPGVLTALMGVSGAGKTTLMDVLAGRKTGGYIEGDIRIAGYPKNQATFARISGYCEQNDIHSPQVTVRESLIYSAFLRLPGKIGDQEITDDIKTQFVDEVMELVELDNLRDALVGLPGITGLSTEQRKRLTIAVELVANPSIIFMDEPTSGLDARAAAIVMRTVRNTVDTGRTVVCTIHQPSIDIFEAFDELLLLKRGGQVIYSGKLGRNSQKMVEYFEAIPGVPKIKDKYNPATWMLEVSSVAAEVRLKMDFAEYYKTSDLYKQNKVVVNQLSQPEPGTSDLYFPTEYSQSTIGQFKACLWKQWLTYWRSPDYNLVRFTFTLFVALLLGSIFWRIGTNMGDANSLRMVIGAMYTAVMFVGINNCLTVQPIVSIERTVFYRERAAGMYSAIPYALSQVVIELPYVFVQTTYYTLIVYAMMSFQWTAAKFFWFFFISYFSFLYFTYYGMMTVAISPNHEVAAIFAAAFYSLFYLFSGFFFPRPRIPRWWIWYYWICPLAWTVYGLIVTQYGDLQNSITVPGEINPQTISYYVTNHFGYHRDFMPVVAPVLVLFAAFFAFMYAVCIKKLNFQQR